A stretch of the Enoplosus armatus isolate fEnoArm2 chromosome 13, fEnoArm2.hap1, whole genome shotgun sequence genome encodes the following:
- the cul5b gene encoding cullin-5 has translation MATSNLLKNKGSLQFEDKWDLMRPIVLKLLRQESVTKQQWFDLFSDVHAVCLWDDKGPAKIHQALKEDILDFIKQAQARVLSHQDDTALLKAYIVEWRKFFTQCDILPKPFCQLEITLMGKQGSNKKSNVEDSIVRKLMLDTWNESIFSNIKNRLQDSAMKLVHAERLGEAFDSQLVIGVRESYVNLCSNPDDKLQIYRDNFEKAYMDSTERFYRTQAPAYLQQNGVQNYMKYADSKLREEEKRALRYLETRRDCNSVQALMECCVNALVTSFKETILAECPGMIKRNETEKLHLMFSLMDKVPSGIEPMLKDLEEHIMSAGLADMVASAETITSDSEKYVEQLLTLFNRFSRLVKEAFQDDPRFLTARDKAYKAVVNDATIFKLELPMKQKGVGLKTQPESKCPELLANYCDMLLRKTPLSKKLTSEEIEAKLKEVLLVLKYVQNKDVFMRYHKAHLTRRLILDISADSEIEENMVEWLREVGMPADYVNKLARMFQDIKVSEDLNQSFKEMHKHNKLALPADSVNIKILNAGAWSRSSEKVFVSLPTELEDLIPEVEDFYKKNHSGRKLHWHHLMSNGIITFKNEVGQYDLEVTTFQLAVLFAWNQRPRERISFENLKLATELPDAELRRTLWSLVAFPKLKRQVLSYDPVVSSPKDFAEGTLFYVNQEFSLIKNSKVQKRGKINLIGRLQLTTERMREEENEGIVQLRILRTQEAIIQIMKMRKRINNAQLQTELVEILKNMFLPQKKMIKEQIEWLIDHKYIKRDETDINTFIYMA, from the exons ATGGCGACGTCTAATTTGCTAAAG aACAAAGGCTCCCTTCAATTTGAGGATAAATGGGACCTGATGCGTCCCATAGTACTGAAGCTGCTACGGCAGGAGTCCGTCACCAAACAGCAGTGGTTTGACCTGTTCTC AGACGTCCATGCTGTATGCCTGTGGGATGACAAAGGTCCAGCTAAGATCCACCAGGCACTCAAAGAGGACATCCTAGATTTCATCAAACAAGCACAAGCA CGGGTGTTGAGTCACCAGGATGACACGGCGTTGCTGAAGGCCTACATCGTGGAGTGGAGGAAGTTCTTCACACAGTGTGACATCTTGCCCAAGCCTTTCTGTCAGCTGGAGATCACTCTGATGGGCAAACAAGGAAGCAACAAGAAGTCCAACGTGGAGGACAGCATCGTCCGCaag CTGATGCTGGACACGTGGAACGAGTCCATCTTCTccaacattaaaaacaggcTACAAGATAGTGCCATGAAGCTCGTCCACGCTGAGAGGCTGGGCGAGGCCTTTGACTCGCAGCTGGTCATCGGAGTGCGGGAGTCCTACG TTAACCTGTGCTCCAACCCTGATGACAAGCTGCAGATCTACAGGGACAACTTTGAGAAGGCATATATGGATTCTACTGAGAGGTTCTACAGAACACAGGCACCCGCCTACCTCCAGCAAAACGGGGTCCAAAACTACATGAAATAT GCTGATTCAAAGctgagggaagaggagaaacgTGCACTTCGATACCTGGAGACGAGACGTGACTGTAACTCTGTACAAGCA TTAATGGAGTGTTGCGTCAATGCACTGGTAACATCATTCAAGGAGACCATCTTAGCAGAGTGTCCAGGCATGATCAAACgaaatgagacagaga AGTTGCATCTGATGTTCTCTCTTATGGACAAAGTGCCGAGCGGCATCGAGCCCATGCTGAAGGACCTGGAGGAGCACATCATGAGCGCCGGCCTGGCTGACATGGTGGCCTCAGCAGAGACGATCACCTCT GACTCAGAGAAATATGTGGAGCAGCTGCTCACCTTGTTTAACCGCTTCAGCCGACTGGTGAAAGAGGCCTTTCAGGACGACCCGCGCTTCCTGACAGCTAGAGACAAG GCATATAAAGCTGTTGTGAATGATGCCACTATATTTAAATTAGAACTTCCTATGAAACAGAAAGG GGTAGGCCTGAAAACTCAGCCAGAGTCCAAGTGTCCAGAGCTGCTGGCCAACTACTGCGACATGCTCCTGAGGAAGACCCCTCTGAGCAAGAAGCTCACCTCTGAGGAGATAGAGGCCAAGCTCAAGGAAGTG CTGTTAGTGCTGAAGTATGTCCAGAACAAAGACGTGTTCATGCGCTACCACAAAGCTCACCTGACCCGTCGACTCATCCTGGACATCTCAGCAGACAGCGAGATAGAGGAGAACATGGTGGAGTGGCTCAGG GAAGTAGGAATGCCAGCTGATTATGTCAACAAGCTGGCCAGGATGTTTCAAGACATCAAGGTGTCAGAGGACCTCAACCAATCTTTcaaagaaatgcacaaacatAACAAGCTTGCTTTACCAG CTGACTCGGTCAACATAAAGATCCTGAATGCTGGAGCGTGGTCGAGGAGCAGCGAGAAGGTTTTCGTCTCTCTGCCTACAGAGCTGGAAGATTTGATACCAGAGGTAGAAGACTTCTACAAGAAGAACCACAGTGGCAGGAAGCTTCACTGGCATCACCTCATGTCCAACGGCATT ATAACCTTTAAGAATGAGGTGGGCCAGTACGACCTGGAGGTGACCACCTTCCAGCTGGCTGTGCTGTTTGCCTGGAACCAGAGGCCCAGGGAGAGGATCAGCTTTGAAAACCTCAAGCTAGCCACCGAGCTGCCGGACGCCGAGCTGCGACGCACTCTCTGG TCTCTGGTGGCGTTTCCCAAACTCAAGCGGCAGGTGTTGTCGTACGACCCAGTGGTGTCTTCACCCAAAGATTTTGCGGAAGGAACGCTATTCTACGTCAACCAGGAGTTTTCTCTCAT aaaaaACTCAAAGGTTCAGAAAAGGGGGAAGATTAATCTGATTGGTCGGCTGCAGCTCACCACAGAGcgaatgagagaggaggagaacgaGGGCATCGTCCAGCTCAGGATACTAAGAACGCAG GAGGCCATAATCCAGATCATGAAGATGAGGAAGCGCATCAACAACGCCCAGCTGCAGACGGAGCTGGTGGAGATCCTAAAGAACATGTTTTTACCTCAGAAGAAGATGATCAAGGAGCAGATCGAGTGGCTGATAGATCACAAGTACATCAAGCGGGATGAGACCGATATAAACACCTTCATCTACATGGCGTAG